In Lysinibacillus sp. FSL M8-0337, the following proteins share a genomic window:
- a CDS encoding 3-hydroxybutyryl-CoA dehydrogenase, whose protein sequence is MGIQKVMVIGAGQMGSGIAQVCAQAGYDVLLNDIQQSFFERGLSVITKNLTRDVEKGRKTADEKMAILSRIQMSLDLKDASDVDIIIEAAVENMEVKQSIFKQLDTIAPAHAILATNTSSLPITEIAAVTNRPEQVIGMHFMNPVPVMKLVEIIRGLATADEVYKAVEEMTVKLAKTPVEVNDFPGFIANRILLPMINEAIYALYEGVASKEAIDDVMKLGMNHPMGPLTLADFIGLDTCLSIMEILHEGLGDSKYRPCPLLRKYVAAGWLGKKSGRGFYVYE, encoded by the coding sequence ATGGGAATTCAAAAAGTAATGGTAATTGGTGCAGGGCAAATGGGCTCAGGGATTGCCCAAGTTTGTGCACAAGCTGGCTATGACGTGTTATTGAATGATATACAGCAATCATTTTTTGAGCGTGGATTAAGCGTTATCACAAAAAACTTAACACGTGATGTTGAAAAGGGTCGTAAAACAGCAGATGAAAAAATGGCTATTCTAAGTCGCATTCAGATGTCACTAGATTTAAAGGATGCTAGTGATGTTGATATTATTATCGAGGCAGCAGTTGAAAATATGGAAGTGAAGCAATCCATTTTCAAGCAATTAGATACAATTGCACCTGCTCACGCTATCCTGGCGACAAATACATCCTCTCTGCCGATTACAGAAATTGCGGCAGTCACAAATCGACCAGAGCAAGTAATTGGGATGCACTTTATGAATCCAGTACCTGTGATGAAGCTTGTCGAAATTATTAGAGGTTTAGCGACGGCTGACGAGGTGTATAAAGCTGTGGAAGAAATGACTGTAAAGTTAGCAAAAACACCAGTGGAAGTAAATGACTTCCCAGGCTTTATTGCAAACCGCATTTTACTGCCGATGATTAATGAAGCAATTTATGCACTATATGAGGGAGTCGCATCGAAAGAAGCGATCGACGATGTGATGAAACTAGGCATGAATCATCCGATGGGGCCATTAACATTAGCAGACTTTATCGGCTTAGATACATGTTTATCTATTATGGAAATTTTACATGAGGGCCTAGGTGATAGTAAGTACAGACCTTGTCCTTTATTACGCAAATATGTAGCAGCAGGTTGGCTTGGTAAAAAATCAGGAAGAGGCTTTTACGTTTACGAATAG
- a CDS encoding acetyl-CoA C-acetyltransferase gives MNRAVILAGARTAFGKFGGSLSTLSASDLGAIAIKGALEKANIAPDAVGEVILGSVLQGGQGQIPSRQASLKAELPVAVKTETINKVCASGMRAVTLADQLIRLGDEEVIIAGGMESMSNAPYYLQNGRTGLRMGDSTMVDGMLYDGLTCAFNQSRPPMGSYGNKAASEFSLSRQEQDAWAVRSHERAIAAIEKGYFAEEIVPVQIAQRKGDPLVVNTDEAPRPGTTQEVLSKLKPAFEKDGSITAGNAPGVNDGACALVIMNEDRSIREGREPLAVIIGHTELAIEPENFPQTPGLVINSLLKKTGKSLADIDLIEINEAFAAVALISNQLADLDAEKVNVNGGAVALGHPIGASGARIILTLAHELKRRGGGIGIAAICSGGGQGDAIMIEVPKQRGHE, from the coding sequence TTGAATAGAGCTGTAATATTAGCAGGGGCAAGAACGGCATTTGGTAAATTTGGTGGTTCACTTTCCACGCTTAGCGCCAGTGACTTAGGTGCTATCGCCATTAAAGGGGCATTAGAAAAGGCAAATATCGCTCCAGATGCAGTAGGTGAAGTAATTTTAGGGTCAGTTTTACAAGGTGGGCAAGGACAAATACCATCGAGACAGGCTTCACTGAAGGCAGAATTACCAGTAGCAGTCAAAACTGAAACGATCAATAAAGTTTGTGCGTCGGGGATGCGCGCAGTAACATTAGCCGATCAGTTAATTCGTTTAGGGGACGAAGAAGTAATTATTGCTGGCGGTATGGAATCAATGTCAAATGCACCATATTATCTTCAAAATGGTCGCACAGGTTTACGAATGGGCGATTCAACAATGGTAGATGGCATGCTTTATGACGGTTTAACTTGTGCCTTTAATCAGTCAAGACCACCTATGGGGAGCTACGGTAATAAGGCAGCTAGTGAATTTTCCTTAAGTCGTCAAGAACAAGATGCGTGGGCTGTCCGCAGTCATGAACGTGCGATTGCAGCTATTGAAAAAGGCTATTTTGCCGAGGAAATTGTACCTGTACAAATCGCACAACGTAAGGGTGATCCACTTGTAGTCAATACCGACGAAGCACCAAGACCTGGCACTACACAGGAAGTGCTCTCTAAGCTCAAGCCAGCCTTTGAAAAGGATGGTTCCATAACAGCAGGCAATGCACCAGGTGTCAATGATGGCGCATGTGCTCTTGTCATCATGAATGAAGACCGTTCAATACGGGAAGGTAGGGAGCCACTTGCTGTCATTATCGGTCATACAGAACTGGCAATTGAACCAGAAAATTTCCCGCAAACACCTGGTCTTGTGATTAACAGTCTACTAAAAAAGACGGGGAAATCATTAGCTGATATCGATTTAATTGAAATCAACGAAGCTTTTGCAGCAGTAGCGCTTATTAGCAACCAGTTGGCAGACCTTGATGCAGAAAAAGTAAATGTCAACGGTGGTGCAGTAGCGCTAGGTCATCCGATTGGCGCATCCGGTGCACGCATTATCTTAACACTGGCACATGAATTAAAACGCCGTGGTGGTGGAATCGGTATTGCGGCAATTTGTTCAGGTGGCGGGCAAGGCGATGCCATAATGATTGAAGTACCAAAACAAAGGGGACATGAATAA
- a CDS encoding heterodisulfide reductase-related iron-sulfur binding cluster: MSPLVIANIVLTVVVVLYAVGLFIYLLKTRYKFVQLGKKVEFDESVQERIRYLMVNVFGQNKLLKDPKSGLIHVMFFYGFLMVQLGAIDLIWKGLVPGSHLPLGIFYGVFTFFQELVVLMILVAVVWAFYRRYVEKLVRLKRGWKNGLVLIFIGGLMLSTLLANGMGLIWHGEGLTYTEPVASSIAAIFSFLPTSAAATVFYIAWWAHLLILLTFLIYVPQSKHFHLIVSPINVYMNRLDRTGTLTPIDFEALEEAGENAESEEDIPSIGVGRIQDFTQKQMLDLYSCVECGRCTNMCPATGTGKMLSPMDLIVKLRDHLTFTGAVVTKQKPWVPYQFFANTKGNQLAMAAGAEGAVIEDIYSPSLIGDVITEEEIWACTTCRNCEDQCPVMNEHVDKIIDLRRYLTMTEGKVNSDAQRAMTNIERQGNPWGLNRKEKENWRDLDPTINIPTVKELKKSGEEMEYLLWVGSMGAFDNRSQKIALAFCRLMNEAGVKFAILGNKEKNSGDTPRRLGNEFLFQELATANIDEFEKNDVKKIVTIDPHAYNIFKNEYQDFGWKGEVYHHTELLNQLIEENRLVLNYEVEETIVFHDSCYLGRYNDVYDAPREILRGIPGVKLVEMERNRETAMCCGAGGGLMWMEEHVGNRINVARTEQALATNASVISSGCPYCLTMLEDGTKAKEVEDTISTFDVAELLERSVFGEKVKTVANNVDELTEEMLEEVVASVDSQERDKNEELNAEK, from the coding sequence ATGAGTCCATTAGTAATTGCAAACATTGTTCTAACAGTCGTGGTTGTGCTTTATGCAGTAGGGTTATTTATCTATCTGTTAAAAACACGCTATAAATTTGTGCAATTGGGGAAAAAGGTTGAGTTTGATGAAAGTGTCCAAGAACGCATTCGTTATTTAATGGTGAATGTGTTTGGTCAAAATAAGCTGTTAAAGGATCCTAAAAGTGGTTTAATTCACGTGATGTTCTTTTATGGTTTCTTAATGGTTCAGTTAGGGGCTATCGATTTAATTTGGAAGGGGTTAGTACCAGGCTCTCATTTACCACTTGGCATATTCTATGGTGTATTCACATTCTTCCAAGAGCTAGTAGTGTTAATGATTTTAGTGGCGGTTGTCTGGGCATTTTATCGTCGCTATGTGGAAAAACTAGTACGTCTAAAACGAGGCTGGAAAAATGGTCTTGTATTGATTTTTATTGGTGGCTTAATGCTTTCAACATTGCTGGCAAACGGTATGGGTCTTATCTGGCATGGCGAAGGTTTAACGTACACAGAGCCTGTTGCTTCTAGCATTGCAGCGATTTTTAGTTTTTTACCAACGTCTGCAGCAGCAACTGTTTTCTATATAGCATGGTGGGCTCATTTATTAATATTATTAACGTTTTTAATTTATGTACCGCAATCGAAGCATTTCCACTTAATTGTCAGCCCAATCAATGTGTATATGAACCGCTTAGATCGCACAGGTACGTTAACGCCAATTGACTTCGAGGCGCTAGAGGAAGCTGGAGAAAATGCTGAAAGTGAAGAAGATATCCCGTCTATCGGGGTAGGGCGTATTCAAGACTTTACGCAAAAACAAATGCTAGATTTATATTCTTGTGTAGAATGTGGCCGTTGTACCAATATGTGCCCAGCAACAGGAACTGGCAAAATGCTTTCACCGATGGATTTAATCGTCAAGCTTCGGGATCATTTAACATTTACGGGTGCGGTTGTAACAAAGCAAAAACCGTGGGTGCCTTATCAATTTTTTGCAAATACAAAGGGCAATCAGCTTGCAATGGCAGCAGGTGCTGAAGGTGCAGTAATTGAGGATATTTATAGTCCATCATTAATCGGGGATGTAATTACAGAGGAAGAGATTTGGGCATGTACGACTTGCCGTAACTGTGAAGATCAATGTCCTGTTATGAATGAGCATGTCGATAAAATCATTGACTTACGTCGTTATTTAACAATGACGGAAGGGAAAGTAAACTCAGATGCACAGCGAGCAATGACAAACATTGAACGCCAAGGCAATCCATGGGGACTAAATCGAAAAGAAAAAGAAAACTGGCGTGATTTAGACCCAACAATCAATATTCCAACCGTGAAAGAACTGAAAAAATCAGGCGAGGAAATGGAGTACTTGTTGTGGGTAGGCTCTATGGGTGCTTTTGATAATCGCTCTCAAAAAATTGCATTAGCCTTCTGCCGTCTAATGAACGAAGCGGGTGTGAAGTTTGCAATTTTAGGAAATAAAGAGAAAAACTCTGGGGATACACCACGTCGTTTAGGCAATGAATTTTTATTCCAAGAGTTAGCGACAGCCAATATTGATGAATTTGAGAAAAATGATGTCAAAAAAATCGTTACAATTGATCCGCACGCATACAATATCTTTAAAAATGAATATCAAGATTTTGGTTGGAAAGGCGAAGTCTATCACCATACGGAATTACTAAATCAGTTGATTGAAGAAAATCGTTTAGTACTGAACTATGAAGTAGAGGAAACTATTGTCTTCCACGACTCTTGTTATTTAGGTCGTTACAATGATGTCTACGATGCGCCACGAGAAATTTTACGAGGCATTCCAGGTGTGAAGCTGGTGGAAATGGAACGCAATCGTGAAACAGCCATGTGCTGTGGCGCAGGTGGTGGCTTAATGTGGATGGAAGAGCATGTTGGCAATCGTATCAATGTAGCGCGAACAGAGCAGGCTTTAGCAACAAATGCTTCAGTTATTTCTTCAGGATGCCCATACTGTTTAACAATGTTAGAGGACGGTACAAAGGCAAAAGAGGTTGAAGATACTATTAGCACATTCGATGTAGCAGAATTACTAGAACGCTCTGTGTTTGGGGAAAAAGTGAAAACTGTTGCAAACAATGTTGATGAACTAACAGAAGAAATGCTAGAAGAAGTGGTAGCATCTGTTGACTCACAAGAGCGAGACAAGAATGAAGAGCTAAACGCAGAGAAATGA